From the Prinia subflava isolate CZ2003 ecotype Zambia chromosome 34, Cam_Psub_1.2, whole genome shotgun sequence genome, one window contains:
- the SARNP gene encoding SAP domain-containing ribonucleoprotein isoform X2 has product MAAEPVELHKLKLAELKQECLARGLEAKGNKQDLIHRLQAYLEEHAEEEPNEEDVLGEEIEEEEPKAPEPPVKVEEAPVKSPDVIQEKKVVKISSEISQMERMQKRAERFNVPVSLESKKAARAARFGLASVPTKGLAADSKPTSEEDEKLKKRKERFGIVTGAGAAEDSEAKKRKRAERFGIV; this is encoded by the exons ATGGCGGCGGAGCCGGTGGAGCTGCACAAGCTGAAG CTGGCGGAGCTGAAGCAGGAGTGCCTGGCACGGGGGCTGGAGGCCAAAGGCAACAAGCAGGACCTGATCCACCGCCTGCAGGCCTACCTGGAGGAGCACG CCGAGGAGGAGCCCAACGAGGAGGAcgtgctgggagaggagatCGAG gaggaggagccgAAGGCGCCGGAGCCGCCCGTGAAGGTGGAGGAGGCACCGGTGAAGTCGCCTGACGT GATCCAGGAGAAGAAGGTGGTGAAAATCTCCTCAGAGATCTCCCAGATGGAG aggaTGCAGAAAAGGGCCGAGAGGTTCAACGTCCCCGTCAGCCTGGAGAGCAAGAAGGCAGCGAGGGCAGCACg GTTTGGCCTGGCCTCCGTTCCCACGAAAG ggctggcagcagacTCCAAACCCACG AGCGAGGAGGACGAGAAgctgaagaagaggaaggagcgGTTCGGGATCGTCACCGGCGCCGGAGCCGCCGAGGACTCCGAG GCCAAGAAGCGGAAAAGGGCGGAAAGGTTTGGGATCGTCTGA
- the SARNP gene encoding SAP domain-containing ribonucleoprotein isoform X1, with the protein MAAEPVELHKLKLAELKQECLARGLEAKGNKQDLIHRLQAYLEEHAEEEPNEEDVLGEEIEEEEPKAPEPPVKVEEAPVKSPDVIQEKKVVKISSEISQMERMQKRAERFNVPVSLESKKAARAARFGLASVPTKGLAADSKPTINLEKLKERAQRFGLNVSSLSKKSEEDEKLKKRKERFGIVTGAGAAEDSEAKKRKRAERFGIV; encoded by the exons ATGGCGGCGGAGCCGGTGGAGCTGCACAAGCTGAAG CTGGCGGAGCTGAAGCAGGAGTGCCTGGCACGGGGGCTGGAGGCCAAAGGCAACAAGCAGGACCTGATCCACCGCCTGCAGGCCTACCTGGAGGAGCACG CCGAGGAGGAGCCCAACGAGGAGGAcgtgctgggagaggagatCGAG gaggaggagccgAAGGCGCCGGAGCCGCCCGTGAAGGTGGAGGAGGCACCGGTGAAGTCGCCTGACGT GATCCAGGAGAAGAAGGTGGTGAAAATCTCCTCAGAGATCTCCCAGATGGAG aggaTGCAGAAAAGGGCCGAGAGGTTCAACGTCCCCGTCAGCCTGGAGAGCAAGAAGGCAGCGAGGGCAGCACg GTTTGGCCTGGCCTCCGTTCCCACGAAAG ggctggcagcagacTCCAAACCCACG ATAAACCTGGAGAAGCTCAAGGAGAGGGCCCAGAGGTTCGGCCTCAACGTCTCCTCCCTCTCCAAGAAG AGCGAGGAGGACGAGAAgctgaagaagaggaaggagcgGTTCGGGATCGTCACCGGCGCCGGAGCCGCCGAGGACTCCGAG GCCAAGAAGCGGAAAAGGGCGGAAAGGTTTGGGATCGTCTGA